The DNA region GGAAAAACTAAGCAGATAGAGGCTCTTCgtcaaaacgaagaaaaaactCAAAGGGCCACTTGAAGGCAAAGACGAAAGTGATGAAATGCAACGTGAGTTGAAAGAACGCCTCGCTAAACAGACAAAGGAAAAGGCGGAGTTGGAAGCCGTAATGAAAATGCTGATGGGAGAGAAAAAAACGGTCACATTTTGACGATGGTTTACGTCCGGAAGGAGGGAAATCAACCGAAATTGTGTTCGATAAAAATAAGGGTGGTGGATGTTATTCTGGCTCAGCCATTATCCACGATTCAAAATCCCGAGCAAGACGAATAGAATTTTTGCAAGTTGGTGACAAAGTCTTAGTTCTTAGAAAGAATGGCATCCAGTCCGCCCCAGTTATCACCTTCATCTACCGTCAGCCAGAAATTGTggaaaggtttttaaaaattgtcaccaaaaaggaaaaaatcctcTTGATAACTGCTGACCATGGTTCAGAGAAGGATTTAGTTCGGAGCATCAGCAGCGTCAACGAGAAACGCATACGCCCTAGTAACCCTGAGCGGTACTCCTCTGGTCAACGATGTTTACATCTCTTGTTACTTTGATGTTCTGTCCCATGAGTGGTCCCACAGAGCCATGAGCATTGCTCGCGTTATGCATTATGTGTCTCCATCGATGGTGTGTGGGATCAGTGCTAGTAAAGAAAAAGATGGATTCCCAGGTTGGTGCAGACTAGCTCACGCGATGTTCATATTACCCTTCTAATGAACTAGGAATTTAACTCTTGTCTTGTCTAGAGACGATCTTCACTATATATTCATTGTAAGTCTGATATGGAAAGTTAAACAAGTTGGGGGAGAACAAAAccgtttttcatgttttaagagcgacggtcaggaaatatcgaccattgagtggcaagagttgaaaaatgaattgCGCTTATTTTCTGACTATAAAAAGctactaagaatagaagaaatttaatgcatttctttttcttccggagcgctttaattctgagaaaactgagaaaaacgaaTTTGACCGCGACGATCCCGAAAGGTCCCGCAAGCAAGTGTGAAATTGATATCttaaactgacttttggtcttcaaggaaaaacgattcaaaggatcatgacaccgaattttgatagagtgagtgccgtactttcccagaaactatatgacttatctttattgttgttcataaatagcaaacaacgcgcaggaaagtgctgtattttcaaacgtgaaaaatcccgcaaatacctccttaattcaaatgtttttttgacTATGTGGtataattcagattttccttttagCTATGTCATTAGAGGGATTTAAGTTTGTCCTTGATAATATGTTAGAATCAGCATGGGTTTTCTTTACAGCGCCTCACGCGAAGGTTTTgaaatgacagtaattcattcaaatgttttacaacggctgagtaaacaattcttgttgCGTGACCGTAacgtcaagcggagtttttacaCAGCAGGCCGGAATATACACGAAAGCGTACTGAAAACGACTCTGGTGTGAGCTTTTcgtccttttttattgaaaaaaggtAATCGGCCAAAGAgaggttattttttctcattgttaaGGTGGaagttttaataataataataaataataataattttatttatatagcgctaaaatCCAATAATTGTCCAAAGCGCTAcctaattacaaaataaaatataaaaaatataaaatataaaatatctacaatatacaatataattCAAATATAGCCTAAGTTATCTACTATATAAATcaaaaacatctcaaaacaaaaggaatctcATAACCTATATgctaacttaaataaaaaagttttaagggaTTGCTTAAAAGTTGCCACTGAAGCACATTTCCTAATCTCTAGAGGTAAATCGTTCCACAATTTAGGTCCTGCAATAGAGAAAGCTCTGTCTCCATATGTTTTCAATCTGCTTCTTGGAACCACTAAATATTCTTTACATGATAACGCAATGACCTAGagtatgttttaaaattcaaaaggtcAGAAATATAAGAAGGTGCAAGGCCATGAAGGGCCTTGTATACCAATAAAAGGACtttaaaagttattctaaacTCAACTGGTAACCAATGAAGATTAATTAAAATAGGAGTTATATGAACATGCCTCGGTGTCAATGTGACAACACGAGCTGCAGCATTCTGAACTGCCTGTTGTCTAGCTAACAGATACTTAGGAAGGCCATGTAATAAGGAATTACAGTGATCAAGTTTCGAACTAATAAATGCATGGACTAAGATTTTACATGTATCTTGGCTTAAGTACTTGCGGATTTTAGCAATATTTCTCAAATGATAGAATGATGATTTACAAATGTTCTTAATGTGCTCCTCAAAACTAAATATGCTATCAAACTGAACCCCTAAATTACGAACAGAGTCACGAGGTGCAATGCACTCAGAACCAACAGTAATGTGACCGATGTCAGGCATGGGATGGAATCTGGAACTGATGACTACAAGGTCCGTTTTGTCCTGGTTTAGTTTAAGATAGTTTCTTATCATCCATTCATCAATGTCCCTCACACAGCATTCCACTCTCAACTTCACTTGTTGGATGTCATTCAAGCTGGTAGATTTAAAGGTAATATATAATTGGGTGTCGTCAGCATATAGATGGTATGATAGTCCATGATCATTTATTATGTCCGCAATAGGTGATGTGTATAACAAATACAACAAAGGGCCCAGAACTGATccctgagggacaccacacTTCAATGCACGTTGTGAAGAATGACTATTCCCAACTTTAACAAACAGCTTACGTGAAGACAGGTATGATTTCAGCCACTTAAGCACAGTTccttgaaaaccaaaacaagtagACAGCCTTTTCACTAGAAGAGTATGGTCCACCGTATCAAACGCCGCCGACAGATCCAAAAGTACCAGTATGACCGACTCATTACGATCTAAAGCACAAAGAATGTCATTTTGAACCCTCAGTAGAGCCGTTTCAGTGGAGTGAAATGACTTGTATGCGGATTGAAACGTTTCCGAAAGACCATTAGATGTAATATAGTCTGTAAGCTGGACACATACCGCTTTTTCCACAAGCTTGGACACAAACTTCAAATTAGAAATAGGTCGaaaactttcatatttagtgaaatcagcattatgtttctttaAAGTCGGTGTCATAGCTGCAATCTTCAAGACATCAGGCATAACTCCAGTAGATAAAGATGTATTCACTATGTTAGTCAACACAGGAGTTAATAAATTGAAACATTCCTTCATTACCACTGCAGGCAGAGGATCAAGTACACAGGATTTATTAATAGATCTCAATGCAAGTCCCTTGATGTCTTCGTAACTGACATTAATAAAGTCTGAAAACACAGAGTTACATTCCACGTAGTTACCAAGAGTCACTTCATTAGCATCATTACCTTGCGCAGAATTCTTCTCTATTAGTGTGGCATGGATACGATCAATCTTGTCAATGAAATAATCAGCGAAAGAGTTAGCTAGTGCATCACTACAAGAAGATGGATACCGTGCAGTTGATTGCTTTTGTAGTAGTTTTGATACTGTATTAAACAAAACCCGTTGATCACTTGAGTTTTCAGTAATGATGGTAGTGTAGTAAGAGGATTTCAACGACTTGATCAAATTATTCACAACGCAGCACTGACGATTATATTCTTGTCGATCAGCCTGCAGCCTGGTTcttcgccattttctttcaaggCGTCGTCGCTTACGCTTCTCTACAGATACCTCATTAGTGTACCACAGAGCAGCAGGCCTAATAGTAACAACTCGGCGCTTGACAGGAGCATGCTTGTCCATTATTGATCTTAATAAGGTGTCATACTGTTGAACTAGATGATCGAGATCGCTGGATGGGTCGATGACGAGAGGGCAGTCAGCAACATCACTAAGAAACGACTCCATGTCAAGAGACCGAAGCTTCCGATAGAAGATAACTTCCTTCCTAAACTGGGGCTTTCTTATGGAGACATCACACATTACCGCCAAATGATCAGAGATGTTAGGATCATAGACTTTGATATTATTGAGCATGTTATCATCAGACTTATTTATAAGTAAGTCAAAAGTATGGCCATTGCGTTGAGTCCCAGCACAGACACGTTGTTTAAGGTCAAAAGATTCCAAGATGTCAGTAAAACGTTTGGCATTTACATCATCTTGACAATCCATATGCAAGTTAAAGTCACCAGTAATTAGGACTCGATCAGAAGACTCCACAGTTACAGATTCAAGTAGATGTGAGAATTCCTCAAAAAATCATTGAAAGAGGAATTATCAGGTGGACGATAGATGACTAAGATCCTGACACTATATAGGCTCCGAAGACGAACATCCATGATTTCAAATGTAT from Pocillopora verrucosa isolate sample1 chromosome 1, ASM3666991v2, whole genome shotgun sequence includes:
- the LOC136279372 gene encoding LOW QUALITY PROTEIN: uncharacterized protein (The sequence of the model RefSeq protein was modified relative to this genomic sequence to represent the inferred CDS: inserted 3 bases in 2 codons; deleted 3 bases in 3 codons; substituted 1 base at 1 genomic stop codon), translating into MFGSDSPKCLYVTQFCNADKRKDERVVTMIDTPGILDTXPVTAMEKAKEMAKGVTGLNNVKXKDILRELANVFVTSPDGLDAIIITIEYGVRFGPKDTEALKIIKRFFGTEARPYMILILTHGDQAAYYAERGERSIEDELKSYIACLPGWVQWLIGEIGERRILFDNRLVPKKKSIVLGMIDEVRKQRGPLIHRLTSVSRKVLDEEMKRAMDEKGKTKQIEALRQNEEKTQRPLEGKDESDEMQRELKERLAKQTKEKAELEAVMKMLMERKKRSHFDDGLRPEGGKSTEIVFDKNKGGGCYSGSAIIHDSKSRARRIEFLQVGDKVLVLRKNGIQSAPVITFIYRQPEIVERFLKIVTKKEKILLITADHGSEKDLVRSISSVNEKXAYALVTLSGTPLVNDVYISCYFDVLSHEWSHRAMSIARVMHYVSPSMVCGISASKEKDGFPGWCRLAHAMFILPF